The Raphanus sativus cultivar WK10039 chromosome 2, ASM80110v3, whole genome shotgun sequence DNA segment TTAAATGCATAGACAATCACATGTAAACAATATTGAACAATACGATTCAACATACAATCAATCTCAGGCAATCCACTGATGAGGAGCTCGAGCTCTTTATCATTAAAAATGGATACGAGCTCACGAGGTATCAACTCATTAAAGCCTTCAAGGAAGGCGTTGATTTGAGGCCGAATCGCATTGGTAAGTATATGTCCGGCCACAAGGTCGACATATTCATGTTTTGTATCTTCTGTCACCCGTATGTTTCGTCCTCCAGGTTTAAGCTCATAGTCCGTCACCTTTTTTCAGTTAAAATAAAACGAACAATTCAATACGACGGTATAATGAACAGAAAAGcaaacatttattttatcacACACCTCAGTCTTTTCGTAAAGAATGTGTTTTTCCTCATCTGCGTCCATACTAAATGTGAGATCGAGTATGTCATTCACATCATTCTGAATGAACAGAAAAAGGGTCAAAGATGCTAACTTCAATTTCTTGacctttttaataataaagaagaAGGTAAAATTAAGACTAGCTCCACAAACCTCTAACAGCCACTTCAAATTCTTGTAGTAATCAGGATCCACGGCCTCGATGTCATGATAAGTCACCTTCACACCGAGTATGTGTTTATAAAAGGAACGAGTGAAATAAACATCCAAAAGCTGCCCATCAAACAACGCCTTCGCCACCTGCAATGACATCACAAACACATCAGATAGACCCAAAAAACAAACAATTGGATCACTGCAACGACAAGATCCTGCTATTACCATGCGACCAACAAATTTGAAGTATGACAGATGCTCGGTTTGGTAAACAGAATTGGGATTAGGCTGGAAGGTGGCATCATTTCCAACGGTGGTGAAAAGCAACGCTCCTTTGTCAAATATAACTCTTGACAGTAACTGATACCATTCTCTTGTAAGACCACCAGCATCAATACCTTCCTCACCTTGAAACTGCACATTCAGACGTCCTTTCAGATCCTGTGGGGAGCGCATGCGTAACTGGTTGTATGAATCTTCCAACAAATAAGCTCGGCGGACGCTAATCCGCAATGGCCCAGAAATGTGTTGATCATGCTGGTGTCTTATCCTTGATCTGAAGTAGACTTTCTTGTTATCAAAATCAATCAGCCTTGGTGCCTTGAGCATCACTGAAAGGGACTTCTCCAGTAAACTTGGATTTTGCCTAACAAACGAATTCAACAGTCGCCTATGCTTCTCCGCAAACTTTGAAAAGGTAAAAGAGCCATCAGTTTTTTTCTGAGACTCTGCACTGGTTTTAGATGATGAACTGTGAGAAGACTCCTTTACTTCTCCCGCTGTCACATTCCCATGATCCTGCTGTAATATTGACGGAGTTTGAATTTTCTCACAGAGAACAAAGAAAGCCTCAATAAGAGGTAAGAGCCTTTGAGTTCCTGGAGAAAGAGAGGACGGAGGAGAGACCCCTAGGACATGATCACCGGAGTTTGCATTGGAAACGGTTGTTGTAGCGGCAGTATGATCCAGCTGCAACTCATTCATGCTGATGCACTGGCTAAGTTCTTGCCAAAGGGGCTCCAATGCCACGTTTAGTCTCTGCATGATGTTCTGTTCCTCTTGCTCTGTTTCCTTTTCGGTTCCCACGTTGCTATTATCAATAGGGGAAGTTAGTGAGCTAAGCACTTGTAGAACACGGAGAATTGAAGCACCTGCCATGGAACCTGTACTATGACTAATCTTCTGCGTATTGCTCAGTGTTGCTAGCTCACGCACAGTTGAGGCACTCAAACCACTTGCCAATTGTGAGAGTTCTTTTGTGAAAAACTTGCGATGGGCCACATCTATGGCAGCCAGCTTCTTTAATACCTCTCCTGCTAATGAGTAAATTTTATCCGATAACCTGTAAGGTATTAAAAAATGTGTCAATCTAAAGAATTCAGGGATATAACTGAAACCAGGGATAACAAAACACCTACGTTATGTAGACTactacataaataaatataagaagAAAGAGTGAAGTAAGGAAATCAATTAACAAACGAAAAGAGAGGTTCTTACCCTTCATATCCAAGTAGAAGGCAAAGATTGCAGAGATCTGACTCTGGCAACTGAAggaatatgttatatatatcaGTACAGTTCTTCCTACTTTCCACAGATAGCTCAGCATCACCCAGTAACTCAGGTTCTGCATCTTTTTGTGTTTCAATCGAAGCTTCTTCCCCAACCGGATTCTTCTCTGATTTCTCAGGTATTCCTGAGGACGGAGACCAACCCTCAATTCGGGATGCTGCTGTGTAGACAATTACTTGCAGTAAACCCATGACCTGAAACATACAGAACACTTATCTTGTAGATAGACAATACTGATAAAATAAGAATCACAAAAACTATCTAGAGACTGTAGCGAGAAGATTCCTACTCTGCAAATCATGCTGAACATACCAGTGCTAGATGAGATGTACTTTGCAAAAGCTGAGGCCGATTAAGCAATTTTAGGAAGACAACCAGAGGTATCTCCAGATTCTGAGTGTCTGTCGCATGAGTAGCTTTCTCCTTACCCTTGCCTTCACAGACAGTGGGTTTCTGGGACAGCAGTGACGAATCAAAGTAAAATAACATGTCAGCAACAGCCGAATGATTCGTAGCCAAATAGGTCAAAACCTCAAGCACCCGACGGAATACTAAAGGAGGAAGACCTGTGTTAGGAACAAATAAAGTCAGACTATGCTCTGGAAGCCAGCATGAATAGTAACAACGAATATCAATAGGAAGTACTACCATTCAACAGCTGGGATCGTCCATAAACAACATTTGATTGACATCCATAGAGTCGTTGCGGATTACTTATCGCCAACTCGCTCGGTGATGTATCCATCTCTGGCCTAATCATATCCAATAAAATCTGAACCAAGTTTGCTCTTGTAACACTGTGAGCACATAGATTTAATAGAAGTCTCTGCAGAAGGCCTTTCCCTAGCGGCTGatacattaaaataacatcatCGTGAGAAGCTATAAATACATAAGATAGTTCCATTAGAATAGTCAATTAGGCGTTTAGAAATAAGAACcaaaattattgatttatttctTTGCCAGAAAGGGGTAGGGAAAAAACTAGGAATGCATCTTTACCTGTGCAAGTCGTAGTAGCCTAATAAGAGATTTCAAAGCATCAGCATCCACAAGAGGTGTTCCTTCCATCTCTTTTACTCTCGAGCCATCTGCAGAAGATGAAACATTCCTCTGACCAATACTGACTCCAACACCCCTGTCCATACCCGTCAGTCTATTGTAACCCAAACCATTCCTTCGATTACTCAGCCTATGGCTACTTCCAAAAAGATTACGAGCCTGATAGTGACTCATTGCTCGGTCTCTGAGCATCCGCGCTTCCGCAAGCAAAGGTGAAGGCAAAGCTGCCAAAACTGCTTCCGAAGAAGTTAAGAGAACCTGAAAGTAGAGATACAAGTCTCTTTCACGTTACAACCAGCTCCTAATTCAAATCCAATTACAAAATTCAAATCAAGCTAGAGATACAAACCTCTTCACGCAAATCAGCAGGTAGAGTAGCAATAATTGAGGCGTTATCCATGTCAACTGGTTGTCCTTGTGACTGTTGTACCATCCTTTGGGCTCTTTGTTGAGCAAGAACTTCGGTTTGGATATCTGGGGGAAGGGCTGCCAAAAATTCAGGATCTATGTCGTCTACTGCAGGGGGTTCATAAGTTGGAGGCTGGACAGACTGAGCTTGCTGGGAAGCAAGGACTTCTGCCCGCAAATCTTCAGGGAGCGCATCCAAAAAGGTAGGATCAATGGAATTTTCTCCAGGTGCCCCACCGTCCAAGCTACCTTCAGCAACTTGTACATCATTCCTTGCATCTTGTGTAGCTTCCATGGATAAGAGCTCATTGTTGTCACGAGCCAAGAGTGAAGGTTCCACACTGTGATTTCCCTCTACATCATCACTACTCATATCTACATCCACACTTGGTTGGCAATTAGAATTAGGATCATTTACTGGAAGAGGCATCCCCGTACCAGACACGTTTTGAATACTATACGTATCAGATTGATCCTCGGCAGTGGAGACATGATTCACTGCTTCGAGGCCTGCTTGCTCATTAGGTACTCCATCACCTTCCCCAACTTCCATTCCGTCATTCTCATTTAGTGTACTGTTCAGAGGAAGAGGCTGCATAAGTTCATGCTCCGGTGGACATTCACCTGCATCTTGGACGACAGGAGAAGCTAGATTAGCTTGATCTTGCGAGATACTTCCAGCTGTTACACCAGGTGGGTTATTGACATTGTCATGGTTATTCAACAGTTCAGGCGCTTCGTTCTGTTGACCCGCGTCATTACTATCTCCCAAAACGGTTTCGCTTTCAACAGATGGATGATGCTGCTGCTCTTGGACTTCTGTGCTATTTATTTCCCTTTCGACAATAGTATCTGCTGGAGCACAAACTCGAAGGTTGGAAATAAAATGTTCTTCTATCAACTGGGCAATCGACGCAGATTGGCTACTTGGCTGAGGATGACCTATATCAGTCCAACGACTGTCACCAACCCCTCTTCTTGATGAATCCATACCCAAAACAGAATAGTCAGTCAAAGGAGGAGGTGCCAAACTACCTCCTGAACGATCACTGAAAGGATTGCCTGGTACTTGATCAAACGGTAAGACTGGTGTATCAAACATGTAAAACTGTGCTACATCATAGTTTCCCGCTTCTGATTGTCTGGGTAAACTGCCAGCACTTGCTGAAACTGAGGCTGTATTGTTAGTTTGCAAAGGTCTCGAGAAGAGCGGATGCTGAAAGCCATGTACTTCTGAAGCAGATCGATCAAAAGATCTGCCTGTTTGACGTCTACGCTCAAAACCCAAGGGTCTCCGCAGAGCAAACAGATCGTCCACATTCACTCCTTCAAACGGCTCCGCTGTAATATCATCAATAAAACCGTTTCCACCACCAGATCTCCCAAGAATTTGAAAGTGGTCTAGCCCATCAAGAGCTTCCCTCCACCGCACCTCTATTACACGATTCTCATGGAAATCATCCTCATCTTCGTCAATCATGTCATCATTATATTCATCTTGAAGGCCAGTATCTTCAGGGTCTTCCACATCAGTTCCAGCAAGAGACATAACACCAGCTCCATCTTCCACTAAATCTGCATCCTCATCATCCTCCCCTTCGTCTCCCATGTCATCATCTCCATCATCTTCGTCCCTATTTTCAACATGAAAACTCATTTCGATTTGATCACCCTCAATCTCTTCTCGCATGAAATCCATCTGAATAGGTTCAGGCAGTGTAGCCGCTGTCGCCGCCTCGCCTTCTATCCTCATCTCCTGAGGCATAACTTGGGTTCGACTCAAACCCCTTTCACCTTCGCTTTGAGAAGAAACTTGAGACAACTCTTGTCCATTCTCTGCTGCATCAGTTACTTGCTGTAGACAGCCATTGTTCTGGTTTGGCACATCGGCTTCAGCCTCAGTTGGAGTTCCAAGACTGTCATGTCTCTCATTAGAATCTGTGTTCCTTTTCCCGTCTGGTCCTTCTGATTTTAGCTGCTCGGCAGTATTTGCAGCCCTCGTCAGTGTCTCGAGAGACTTGAGAATAAGTGTGACAAGCTTTGGAGCATCAGGGTGGTCAAGATCAATCACGTGAAGAATGCTGGTCAGACATTGGATAGTTCCCCCATCTATCATGCTCTTTGCAACATCAGGTGAGCAACCACAACCAGGTAAGTTGCTGGAAGAAGAATTCTTCATTAAGATCGAATAAACCAGGTTGGCAAAAGCAAGAACTCTTTTATCAGGCAACAGAACACTTTGACTAGAACTCTTTCCCAATAAAGCAAACCCAGATAAAACTCTCAAAAGCTCACTGATTATTCTTCTACGTCCTTCACTGGAACGGCTGCACAAAACGACCAGAAACCAAGACGCTTTTTCAGACAACTTCTCCTTCCATTCTTCAGGTCCAACAAGCTTTTCGAGAGATATAGGAAGCAATCGATGAATGACATGGTAGATTAACCCTCCATTGCCAGGAGAATCATCATGCAGATTGGTTCCCCGAAGCTGAGATATCTCTGTATCCTGTCTCAGTATGACACCGGCACCATGCAAGTACATGAGAACAATATCACTCAACAACTTCAATATAAATGTTACCCTGGCCAATTcttcagatttttcagatccaAGTTCTGCCTTCTCCGGATCACCAACTTTTGATTTACCCTTTACTTTAATTGCTGGCTCATCGACCTCCATCGAGATTAAACCAGTTTCAACATCTGCATGCCTCTTCACCCCAGGAAAACTTAAGACAATGTCAATAAGCTGATCGATAACTTGAACGAAGTTAGGAGAGACTCTTCTGTGGCTTTTTGAACATTTCCCGGACCCATCATGAAGcttattttcagatattccaaGGGGTTCGTTCAAAGATAACCCATGGTCACTGCCAGAAACTTTTGGCTTTTCTTTTTCCTTCGACAGTATCACAAAGTCCCTCCCTCCTGATGACTCAAGCAGACAAGTAGAAGCCACAGCTTTCATAAACACCACAGGATCTCTTGATATTACCGGTGCCATTGTTGTCAGAAATGTCAGAGGTAATATCTTACCTATATGTCTCTTCCCACACAAGGTCTGTCGTATTTCTGATTCCATGGCAATTTGGAGTGTTTGTGGATCTTCAACCAGATGCCGTACGATAACAGACGCAAAAGTATCATACCCAGGGAAAAAGCAATTTTTGGGAAGATTAAAAAGTGAAGATAAGCCTCCATTTTCCAGAAACTGGATAGCTAAAGCATGAGATTTTGTTAGACGAGCACATAACTGAAGAGCAGCCTGCATGATCATTGCTGGAACACACTGCTTTATAAGGCCACATGCGATTAGTAGAGCTTTTCGACCCTCTTCCATGGCCAGATAGCCTGTAGATTTTCCAAAAATTGATTCCAAGGCCTCATTTGAATCCCCGTTAGCAACATCAAAAGATAACGCTTTCTTTAAAGCTGCTGAGTCTTGCTGACAACCGCTTAGCTTTAAAGATCCACGTTGATTTTCTTCCACACTTTCAGACGAGATTCTAGTCTGTGCCTGCAACATCATGCTCAAGATAAGAAGCAAAGCACTAATGCATTTTGGAGCCAGAATCTTAATTCCAGATTCACTCTTTAGCTTGAACTCTGTTAAGATATCAATTACTACAGTCACAATACCATCCTGTGCAGCAATTTCTCTGGTGTGATCATCCTCTGAGAGAACTAATGCTAGAATGTGTGGTATCATAGTCAACGCACCAGCATCCTTGGAGAAATCAAGTTGTACTAGCTTCAATTGCTGAATAAGATAAGAAATGATTTTCGGTCGATCCTCTCCTTTGTTTCGGCTACAGAGTGTTACAAACAAATCCATCAGTGGAAAAGCCATAGAATCATCACTCTGAAATAACTTCACTGATGCAGCAATAACTTCATCACTAGATGGTTTTTTTGGAACCAATTCTTCCGGCAGAACATCTACTAATTTTTCTGAACCATCAAGTTTTGGAGTTTCAGATGCATTGCCAAGAGATAGTGCCAGTGCTTGAGCCAGCTCATTATCTTCTTGCACAGGATCCTCAGGATTGGTAACCAACCACTCCATAGCCATTTCAACATTGTTTGTTCCAACTCTTCTTAACGCGTCTTCTGCTCTTGACCTTGAAAATCCCATTTCAACAATTGTACCAACAATGTTTTCATCAGGCTGTAGGGGCAAGGCTCTTTGGTTTGTACCCCGGGTAACACCACCTCGATTTTGTGTAGCATCCACAACACCCGAGTATATATGTGTAACAAGGGAGGTAACTGAAGCCACAAAACTAGGATTGCAATTGGGAAACATAGGATGGTTCCATACAGGTAATATGACATCCAGGACCTGAGACTGCAGAACTCGCACGAAAGTCTCGGGTTCCCTTGGTACAGGAAAAAGTCCGATCGACAAACCAATTGAAGCTTGCTCTTGCTGGACAAGGAGTTGCGTTTGAGAAGTGGGGGCTGGAGATAAAAGAACTGTAGAGTTAACAAAATAGTCCAGTGCTCGGCAATAGTTTTGTAGAGTATCCACCAGCCACGCACTGTGAGACCATGTGTTCCTTTCACCGGGTTTCTCATTCTCAGTTCCAGATGCAGGAATAGAAAACAGCACTGTCCAAAGCAACTGGCTTGTTGCTTCAAATGTGGTGAGAAGTTGCTTAAATGTTCCATGGACGTAAAAACTATTTACCATAGCTGTGAAGCATACCCTTCTTCGAGAATCAAATGTTAGTGAAGTCATGTCATCAACCACTTTTCCAAGGTACCGGCATTTGCATTTTACGGACAGAGAGCTGTCAAGCCCAGTAGTAACACTATACCCCACGAAGTTGAGAGCTTCAAGAAATACTTTAGCTAGGGCAGTACCAAGCGTCTTAGATGCTGAACTCAATGGTGCTCCATCAATTCTGCGACGATTAGAAGAAGTGAATCCTTTCACAAGGGCAGTGAAAAAATAACGTAGGGTACTATTCAGCCTGTCCAAAATTTCAACAACGAGAACTTCAGTGCTTTTCTTATTCAGCTCATGGGAAGATGACGTTTCTGGTAGATCAAGTGGAATCTCAGAATCAAAATTAAAAGGCTCCAGGTGTCGACGAGCTCTCCCACCCCTCATTCGGGCTACTGCATGTCGTGTACGACCATGAATACCTTCGCCAGCACGCACAACGGACATATATTCACGATCCCCACGCCAAATGGACTGAGAGCTACTGCTTCTAATGGATACAGGGTTCCTGCATCTAACTGTTGAAGCATTGCTTGagtcctcatcattctctcttTCAGTAGTACTTGATGATGCTGAAACTGAATTATCAGGTCCTCCATCAACACTTTTTGTTTCGTCATCCTGGGTATCACCACTTAAAGCCATCTGCCAAATCATTTCTTTGTATGTTATACCAAGTGCTTTCAGTACATCAGCATCAGCAGCACTTAATTCCGAGATAGCCGAAGACGTTCCTTTCAACAAAAAGTTGGAGAGAGACAACATGCTTTCTAGGCAAGAAAGGGATCTCAAAA contains these protein-coding regions:
- the LOC108839668 gene encoding E3 ubiquitin-protein ligase UPL1 isoform X3; protein product: MKMGFGVGCCAKVKTEPPEIKSFINAVTAVPLDQIHEPLSSFRWEFGKGDFHHWVDLFNHFDTYFEKHIKGRKDLHIEEDFEESGPSFPKDAVLQVLRVIRIVLENCTNKHFYSSYEQHLSLLLASTDADVVEACLQTLAAFLKRQIGKYSIRDASLNSKLFSLAQGWGGKEEGLGLTSCATENSCDQVSHQLGCTLHFEFYACNELSELPGGLQVIHVPDVSLRAESDVELLNKLVIDHNVPPSLRFALLTRLRFARAFPSLSTRQQFTCIRLYAVIVLVQASGDTENVVSFFNGEPEFVNELVTMVSYEDTVPERIRILCLLSLVALSQDRTRQPTVLIAVTSGGHRGLLSGLMQKAIDSVIRNTSKLSLAFAEALLSLVTVLVSSSSGCSAMREAGLIPTLVPLIKDTDPQHLHLVSTAVHILEAFMDYSNPAAALFRDLGGLDDTIFRLKLEVSRTEDDAKDKNCNPDSNGRKLLLKALLRAISLGTYAPGNTNLYGSEESLLPECLCIIFRRAKDFGGGVFSLAATVMSDLIHKDPTCFNALDSAGLTSAFLDAICDEVICSAEAITCIPQCLDALCLNSSGLQAVKDQNALRCFIKIFTSPSYLRALTGDTPGSLSSGLDELLRHQSSLRTYGVDMFIEILNSILIIGSGMDATTSVSANVAIDAATVPMEIDADEKSLAVPYEAEPSSDIASANIELFLPDCVCNVARLFETVLQNAEVCSLFVEKKGIDAVLQLFCLPLMPLSASLGQGFSVAFKKFSPQHSAGLSRTVCSYLREHLNSTNDLLLAIKGTQLLKLESAVQMKILRSLSCLESMLSLSNFLLKGTSSAISELSAADADVLKALGITYKEMIWQMALSGDTQDDETKSVDGGPDNSVSASSSTTERENDEDSSNASTVRCRNPVSIRSSSSQSIWRGDREYMSVVRAGEGIHGRTRHAVARMRGGRARRHLEPFNFDSEIPLDLPETSSSHELNKKSTEVLVVEILDRLNSTLRYFFTALVKGFTSSNRRRIDGAPLSSASKTLGTALAKVFLEALNFVGYSVTTGLDSSLSVKCKCRYLGKVVDDMTSLTFDSRRRVCFTAMVNSFYVHGTFKQLLTTFEATSQLLWTVLFSIPASGTENEKPGERNTWSHSAWLVDTLQNYCRALDYFVNSTVLLSPAPTSQTQLLVQQEQASIGLSIGLFPVPREPETFVRVLQSQVLDVILPVWNHPMFPNCNPSFVASVTSLVTHIYSGVVDATQNRGGVTRGTNQRALPLQPDENIVGTIVEMGFSRSRAEDALRRVGTNNVEMAMEWLVTNPEDPVQEDNELAQALALSLGNASETPKLDGSEKLVDVLPEELVPKKPSSDEVIAASVKLFQSDDSMAFPLMDLFVTLCSRNKGEDRPKIISYLIQQLKLVQLDFSKDAGALTMIPHILALVLSEDDHTREIAAQDGIVTVVIDILTEFKLKSESGIKILAPKCISALLLILSMMLQAQTRISSESVEENQRGSLKLSGCQQDSAALKKALSFDVANGDSNEALESIFGKSTGYLAMEEGRKALLIACGLIKQCVPAMIMQAALQLCARLTKSHALAIQFLENGGLSSLFNLPKNCFFPGYDTFASVIVRHLVEDPQTLQIAMESEIRQTLCGKRHIGKILPLTFLTTMAPVISRDPVVFMKAVASTCLLESSGGRDFVILSKEKEKPKVSGSDHGLSLNEPLGISENKLHDGSGKCSKSHRRVSPNFVQVIDQLIDIVLSFPGVKRHADVETGLISMEVDEPAIKVKGKSKVGDPEKAELGSEKSEELARVTFILKLLSDIVLMYLHGAGVILRQDTEISQLRGTNLHDDSPGNGGLIYHVIHRLLPISLEKLVGPEEWKEKLSEKASWFLVVLCSRSSEGRRRIISELLRVLSGFALLGKSSSQSVLLPDKRVLAFANLVYSILMKNSSSSNLPGCGCSPDVAKSMIDGGTIQCLTSILHVIDLDHPDAPKLVTLILKSLETLTRAANTAEQLKSEGPDGKRNTDSNERHDSLGTPTEAEADVPNQNNGCLQQVTDAAENGQELSQVSSQSEGERGLSRTQVMPQEMRIEGEAATAATLPEPIQMDFMREEIEGDQIEMSFHVENRDEDDGDDDMGDEGEDDEDADLVEDGAGVMSLAGTDVEDPEDTGLQDEYNDDMIDEDEDDFHENRVIEVRWREALDGLDHFQILGRSGGGNGFIDDITAEPFEGVNVDDLFALRRPLGFERRRQTGRSFDRSASEVHGFQHPLFSRPLQTNNTASVSASAGSLPRQSEAGNYDVAQFYMFDTPVLPFDQVPGNPFSDRSGGSLAPPPLTDYSVLGMDSSRRGVGDSRWTDIGHPQPSSQSASIAQLIEEHFISNLRVCAPADTIVEREINSTEVQEQQHHPSVESETVLGDSNDAGQQNEAPELLNNHDNVNNPPGVTAGSISQDQANLASPVVQDAGECPPEHELMQPLPLNSTLNENDGMEVGEGDGVPNEQAGLEAVNHVSTAEDQSDTYSIQNVSGTGMPLPVNDPNSNCQPSVDVDMSSDDVEGNHSVEPSLLARDNNELLSMEATQDARNDVQVAEGSLDGGAPGENSIDPTFLDALPEDLRAEVLASQQAQSVQPPTYEPPAVDDIDPEFLAALPPDIQTEVLAQQRAQRMVQQSQGQPVDMDNASIIATLPADLREEVLLTSSEAVLAALPSPLLAEARMLRDRAMSHYQARNLFGSSHRLSNRRNGLGYNRLTGMDRGVGVSIGQRNVSSSADGSRVKEMEGTPLVDADALKSLIRLLRLAQPLGKGLLQRLLLNLCAHSVTRANLVQILLDMIRPEMDTSPSELAISNPQRLYGCQSNVVYGRSQLLNGLPPLVFRRVLEVLTYLATNHSAVADMLFYFDSSLLSQKPTVCEGKGKEKATHATDTQNLEIPLVVFLKLLNRPQLLQSTSHLALVMGLLQVIVYTAASRIEGWSPSSGIPEKSEKNPVGEEASIETQKDAEPELLGDAELSVESRKNCTDIYNIFLQLPESDLCNLCLLLGYEGLSDKIYSLAGEVLKKLAAIDVAHRKFFTKELSQLASGLSASTVRELATLSNTQKISHSTGSMAGASILRVLQVLSSLTSPIDNSNVGTEKETEQEEQNIMQRLNVALEPLWQELSQCISMNELQLDHTAATTTVSNANSGDHVLGVSPPSSLSPGTQRLLPLIEAFFVLCEKIQTPSILQQDHGNVTAGEVKESSHSSSSKTSAESQKKTDGSFTFSKFAEKHRRLLNSFVRQNPSLLEKSLSVMLKAPRLIDFDNKKVYFRSRIRHQHDQHISGPLRISVRRAYLLEDSYNQLRMRSPQDLKGRLNVQFQGEEGIDAGGLTREWYQLLSRVIFDKGALLFTTVGNDATFQPNPNSVYQTEHLSYFKFVGRMVAKALFDGQLLDVYFTRSFYKHILGVKVTYHDIEAVDPDYYKNLKWLLENDVNDILDLTFSMDADEEKHILYEKTEVTDYELKPGGRNIRVTEDTKHEYVDLVAGHILTNAIRPQINAFLEGFNELIPRELVSIFNDKELELLISGLPEIDFDDLKANTEYTSYAAGSPVIHWFWEVVKAFSKEDMARFLQFVTGTSKVPLEGFKALQGISGPQRLQIHKAYGGPERLPSAHTCFNQLDLPEYPSKEQLQERLLLAIHEASEGFGFA